In Devosia litorisediminis, one genomic interval encodes:
- a CDS encoding glucosamine inositolphosphorylceramide transferase family protein, with the protein MRVNTSNNLNKIVIILSREETRLWQVNLLERLTSAGHLIDIQHVDVPGRSRHTPDPILALESLRFGKCLATKVTPPAPSQDPTAAKLVIDLSGRLGVASAPALRVTFEGQPDFADGLTQMLANKVQPVLTTTLDGQTVGVARPMLSDWLWLSRASDDVLSGAISLLEQSVARFFADALTPLEPPAPSFPVVGFWRHYLPSLTRAAATRALERLSTRRPFYWQVAYRTVQHAGIATTTLVDGPEFTTLADDGQRFYADPFVVEHKGEEFLFVEEYPYATGKGVISVAKIARDGQASVPRCVLEEPYHLSYPQVFRHDGETFMLPESGGARRLVLYRASSFPDHWVQDTILIADRDINDATLLHRDGQFWLFGTERRGAGSPSDTMVVFSAPTLRGPWSPHKLNPIAIDSAAARPGGAFIDCDGRTFLPVQNGQKTYGGGLGLMELLRVDDDAVLFAEPVPVQPGKAWHRKGIHTLNRTGSIEVIDSAG; encoded by the coding sequence ATGCGAGTGAATACTTCGAACAATTTGAATAAAATTGTAATTATATTGAGCCGCGAGGAAACGCGGCTCTGGCAGGTTAACCTGTTGGAACGCCTCACATCTGCAGGACATCTCATTGATATCCAACACGTCGACGTCCCTGGCAGATCGCGCCACACGCCTGACCCGATACTCGCCCTTGAGAGCCTGCGCTTCGGCAAATGTTTGGCAACAAAGGTGACCCCGCCCGCCCCATCACAAGATCCGACCGCCGCGAAACTGGTCATCGACCTATCAGGACGTCTCGGCGTCGCATCCGCCCCGGCGCTGCGCGTGACCTTTGAGGGGCAGCCTGATTTTGCCGATGGTCTGACCCAAATGCTGGCCAATAAAGTCCAGCCAGTCCTGACCACAACTCTGGATGGCCAGACTGTCGGGGTCGCCCGCCCAATGCTCTCAGATTGGCTTTGGTTGAGCCGCGCTAGCGATGACGTCCTATCGGGAGCCATTTCATTGCTTGAGCAAAGCGTGGCGCGTTTCTTTGCTGACGCGTTGACACCCTTGGAGCCGCCGGCGCCGTCATTCCCTGTTGTGGGATTTTGGCGCCACTACTTGCCGAGCCTCACTCGCGCTGCAGCCACTCGCGCCTTGGAAAGGCTCAGCACCAGGCGTCCGTTCTACTGGCAGGTAGCCTATCGGACCGTGCAACATGCTGGCATTGCCACAACCACATTGGTGGATGGGCCCGAATTCACCACCCTGGCCGACGATGGACAGCGCTTCTATGCCGACCCCTTCGTCGTCGAGCATAAGGGCGAGGAATTTCTGTTCGTCGAGGAGTACCCTTATGCGACCGGCAAGGGTGTAATTTCGGTTGCCAAGATTGCCCGCGACGGTCAGGCCAGCGTGCCGCGCTGCGTGCTCGAGGAGCCCTACCACCTCTCATATCCTCAGGTTTTCCGGCATGACGGCGAGACGTTCATGCTTCCCGAAAGCGGTGGTGCTCGACGGCTTGTTCTATATCGAGCCAGTTCATTCCCGGATCATTGGGTGCAGGACACCATCCTGATAGCAGACAGGGATATTAACGACGCAACCCTGCTTCACCGCGACGGCCAGTTTTGGCTGTTCGGCACCGAAAGGCGTGGCGCCGGGAGTCCGTCAGACACCATGGTTGTATTTTCCGCCCCGACATTGCGCGGTCCTTGGAGCCCGCACAAACTCAACCCGATTGCCATCGATAGCGCCGCCGCGCGCCCTGGCGGCGCCTTTATCGATTGTGACGGCCGCACTTTCCTGCCGGTCCAGAATGGCCAGAAAACCTATGGCGGTGGCTTGGGCCTGATGGAACTGCTGCGGGTCGACGATGACGCCGTGTTGTTTGCAGAGCCTGTACCTGTCCAGCCCGGAAAGGCATGGCACCGCAAGGGAATTCACACCCTAAATCGGACTGGTTCGATTGAGGTAATCGATAGCGCGGGCTAG
- the wecB gene encoding non-hydrolyzing UDP-N-acetylglucosamine 2-epimerase, producing the protein MNFISQPFLEKKKLLIVFGTRPEALKCFPVARAALARPDLVTEICVTAQHREMVDQVIKLTGMPVHYDLDAMRPGQSLFDVTNKVLVGMETVLEQSKPDIVMVQGDTTTAMAAALAAFYKRIPVAHVEAGLRSHNIDSPFPEELNRRIAGDIATWHFAPTTEARANLLAEGKDAGRIFVTGNTVIDTLLHFSDQVDTDKSMNAGLAAGFPFLEVGKKLILVTGHRRENHEGGIERICTALKVLATRGDVQIVYPVHPNPNVRRVVEAQLGGVPSVFLIEPQDYLPFLYLQKQSYLVLTDSGGVQEEAPSLGKPVLVLRDNTERPEGVAAGTARLVGTQVDLILSNANRLLDDPAAYRGMSEQHNPYGDGRASARILEELLRYD; encoded by the coding sequence ATGAATTTCATATCGCAGCCATTTCTGGAAAAGAAGAAGCTTCTGATTGTGTTTGGGACACGGCCGGAAGCATTGAAGTGCTTCCCCGTGGCCCGTGCGGCGTTGGCCCGTCCCGATTTGGTCACCGAAATTTGCGTAACCGCCCAACATCGCGAAATGGTCGACCAGGTCATCAAGTTGACGGGCATGCCGGTCCACTATGATTTGGATGCCATGCGGCCGGGGCAAAGTCTGTTCGATGTGACCAACAAGGTCCTGGTCGGCATGGAGACTGTGCTGGAGCAATCCAAACCTGACATCGTAATGGTGCAGGGCGATACCACGACAGCCATGGCTGCAGCGCTTGCAGCGTTCTACAAGCGTATCCCCGTTGCACATGTCGAGGCTGGGCTGCGTAGCCACAATATAGACTCGCCATTTCCGGAAGAGTTGAACAGGCGGATCGCTGGTGACATCGCCACCTGGCACTTTGCGCCGACAACGGAGGCGCGCGCCAATCTGCTGGCGGAAGGCAAGGACGCCGGCCGCATCTTTGTGACCGGAAACACGGTGATCGACACGCTGCTGCATTTTTCAGATCAGGTCGACACCGACAAATCGATGAATGCCGGACTCGCGGCAGGTTTCCCGTTTCTGGAAGTTGGCAAAAAGTTGATTCTGGTGACGGGCCACCGTCGCGAGAATCATGAGGGGGGCATTGAACGGATCTGTACCGCGCTCAAGGTCCTGGCGACGCGCGGCGACGTGCAAATTGTCTATCCGGTCCACCCCAATCCCAATGTGCGCCGCGTTGTCGAAGCGCAACTGGGCGGTGTTCCCAGTGTATTCCTCATTGAGCCGCAGGACTATCTGCCGTTTCTGTATCTGCAGAAGCAGAGCTATCTGGTGCTGACCGATAGCGGCGGTGTGCAGGAAGAGGCCCCCTCACTGGGCAAGCCCGTGCTTGTGCTGCGCGACAATACTGAACGCCCCGAGGGTGTTGCGGCGGGCACAGCACGCCTGGTCGGCACGCAGGTCGATCTGATCCTCTCCAATGCAAACCGTCTGCTTGATGACCCGGCGGCCTATCGCGGGATGTCAGAGCAACACAATCCCTACGGGGATGGACGAGCGAGCGCTCGTATTCTTGAGGAGCTTTTGCGCTATGACTGA
- the wecC gene encoding UDP-N-acetyl-D-mannosamine dehydrogenase, whose product MTDIRTVSVIGMGYIGLPTCAIFAKSGLDVLGVDVNEDVVAKVNRGEIHIVEPELDGLIQKMVETGKLKAYSKPQPADAHIIAVPTPFADDHTPDLSFVMAAARSLAPVLKRGDLIILESTSPVGTTRNMTMLLAELRPDLKFPHLFGEDADVLVAYSPERVLPGKVLSELVDNDRSIGGLSNASAQRAVGLYTSFVAGDLYITSAESAELVKLTENAFRDVNIGFANELSGVCQQLGLNVWEVIELANKHPRVNILNPGPGVGGHCIAVDPYFIINAVPDSTAMMQTARRINSDRPHSVVRDVEMLLDPHKAQTIACLGLSFKPNIDDMRESPAVDVVRLLTELPNVRILAAEPHAKELPKPLQGIGVEFTDALTAIDQADIVVLLVDHRHFSLIDPAALTEKKLVDTRGLWTWRKARRTDARIEGRNSMTRPRRRSTDKAA is encoded by the coding sequence ATGACTGACATTCGTACCGTTTCGGTCATCGGGATGGGCTATATCGGCCTTCCAACTTGCGCCATCTTCGCCAAAAGCGGGTTGGATGTGCTCGGTGTCGACGTCAACGAGGACGTGGTTGCCAAGGTCAATCGGGGCGAGATCCATATCGTCGAGCCCGAGCTGGATGGCTTGATCCAGAAAATGGTCGAAACCGGCAAACTCAAGGCGTATTCGAAGCCGCAGCCAGCCGATGCACATATTATCGCTGTGCCTACGCCGTTCGCGGATGATCACACTCCTGATCTCAGCTTTGTCATGGCTGCAGCGCGCAGCCTGGCGCCGGTCCTCAAGCGTGGCGATCTGATAATTCTGGAGTCGACGTCACCAGTTGGCACGACCCGTAATATGACCATGCTGCTGGCCGAACTGCGGCCGGATTTGAAGTTTCCGCATCTGTTTGGCGAAGACGCCGACGTACTGGTCGCGTATTCACCAGAGCGCGTTCTGCCTGGAAAGGTGCTCAGCGAACTTGTGGACAATGATCGCTCCATAGGCGGATTGTCCAATGCTTCGGCACAGCGTGCGGTCGGGCTTTATACCAGTTTTGTTGCAGGCGACCTCTACATCACCAGCGCGGAAAGCGCTGAACTGGTCAAACTCACGGAAAACGCGTTCCGCGACGTAAATATCGGTTTCGCCAATGAGCTCTCAGGCGTTTGCCAGCAGCTCGGGCTCAATGTCTGGGAAGTCATCGAGCTGGCCAACAAGCACCCTCGCGTCAACATCCTCAATCCTGGACCAGGTGTGGGCGGTCACTGTATTGCGGTCGACCCCTATTTCATCATCAACGCGGTCCCCGACAGCACGGCGATGATGCAGACGGCCCGGCGGATCAATTCCGATCGTCCACACAGCGTCGTTCGAGACGTGGAAATGCTTCTGGACCCCCACAAGGCGCAGACCATTGCCTGCCTGGGGTTGAGCTTCAAGCCCAATATCGACGATATGCGCGAAAGCCCCGCCGTCGATGTGGTCCGGCTGCTGACGGAATTGCCCAATGTACGGATCCTTGCAGCTGAACCACATGCCAAGGAATTGCCCAAACCACTGCAGGGTATCGGCGTGGAATTCACGGATGCCCTGACGGCAATCGACCAAGCCGACATTGTCGTATTGCTGGTCGATCATCGTCATTTCAGCCTGATTGATCCCGCAGCGCTTACTGAGAAGAAGCTGGTGGATACGCGTGGGCTCTGGACCTGGCGCAAAGCGCGCCGGACCGATGCCCGCATTGAGGGGCGCAACAGCATGACGCGGCCTCGCCGCCGCAGCACAGACAAGGCAGCCTAA
- a CDS encoding WecB/TagA/CpsF family glycosyltransferase, which translates to MEFDDWSTHPLLADRRRGFLGAPMHDLSMAETLDLADEAMRTHRPLLHTVVNVAKLVNMGKNAELREDVSTADVINVDGAGVLWGARLLGVALNERVAGVDVMTEMFALCARKAYRPFLFGAEQNVLDAVRATLARDYPTLEIAGLQNGYFDQGEEAGIVATINASGADCLFVALPTPQKERFLKRHREALLPSFVMGVGGSFDVYGGKVSRAPVFIQRAGLEWLFRVAQEPRRLWRRYYETNTAYIALLWREFQQARRNPPAL; encoded by the coding sequence ATGGAGTTTGACGACTGGTCCACCCACCCCTTGCTGGCGGATCGGCGCCGGGGATTTCTGGGCGCGCCAATGCACGATCTGAGCATGGCGGAGACGCTGGACCTAGCCGATGAAGCCATGCGGACGCACCGTCCATTGCTGCACACCGTGGTCAATGTCGCCAAGCTGGTGAACATGGGCAAGAACGCTGAACTGCGTGAGGATGTCTCCACCGCCGACGTCATCAATGTCGACGGGGCAGGCGTGCTGTGGGGGGCGCGCCTACTGGGCGTTGCGCTGAATGAACGCGTGGCCGGTGTGGACGTGATGACAGAGATGTTTGCGCTGTGTGCCCGCAAGGCCTATCGACCCTTCCTGTTCGGTGCAGAGCAAAACGTACTGGATGCCGTTCGGGCGACCCTCGCGCGCGATTATCCCACACTGGAGATTGCCGGCTTACAAAACGGGTATTTCGATCAGGGTGAAGAAGCTGGCATTGTTGCCACTATCAATGCTTCAGGCGCTGACTGTCTGTTTGTCGCGCTGCCGACGCCTCAAAAGGAGCGTTTCCTCAAGCGACATCGTGAGGCGCTGCTGCCCAGCTTTGTGATGGGGGTGGGCGGAAGCTTTGACGTCTATGGGGGCAAGGTTTCCCGCGCGCCCGTTTTCATCCAACGTGCTGGCCTGGAATGGCTGTTTCGGGTTGCTCAGGAGCCGCGGCGCTTGTGGCGTCGGTACTACGAGACCAATACGGCCTACATAGCACTGCTTTGGCGAGAATTTCAGCAGGCTCGGCGCAATCCGCCTGCGCTTTAG
- a CDS encoding lipopolysaccharide biosynthesis protein translates to MLLRSTLIYAPAILLTRMSALLLIAVATRLIDQTEFGLLTLVVTIGEMTDVAVTNWLRISLLRLGGKKDVSRGSLFLAARVMVLTTLLALAVSAAASTLVAPDRWIEFALAVGGYLIAGAIGRFALTILQMQQRHSTYSMLEFLRAVLQLALPLLAIYVLPGSFLSISLGSSLGVLIAGLIAGTIAWSKVVAGPARFSQREFFAFGVPLIVIALVGFGLNNAERLFLNAYYNAGSVAIFAAAYALARQPIDMVANAINMGAFPEIVGRFDSEGPASAAALLSNLMALMIRLCLPVAALLVALGPEITSVVLPVQYHGHVDQLFLVIAFSVLCANLTSFVYGAVVHAHKKPWLLVWANGAGSIGTIGLSLLLIPTMAEAGAALALAGGTLSSLAVCAAISQKLTAIPFPLRDISFSIGIAAITGVTAKLSSVAFAQAPDLVQLAVGAVVGGLTFLALNGLIHPTETRALAQRACRRLGIA, encoded by the coding sequence TTGCTCCTACGTTCAACGCTCATCTATGCGCCTGCGATCTTGCTGACGCGAATGTCCGCATTGCTGCTGATTGCCGTAGCGACCCGCTTGATCGACCAGACGGAGTTTGGCCTCCTCACGCTGGTAGTAACGATCGGCGAAATGACCGACGTTGCCGTGACCAATTGGTTGCGGATCTCATTGCTCCGACTGGGTGGCAAGAAGGACGTTAGCCGAGGCAGCCTGTTTCTGGCCGCGCGTGTCATGGTCTTGACCACATTATTAGCGCTGGCTGTATCCGCAGCGGCATCAACACTGGTCGCGCCTGATCGCTGGATCGAGTTTGCCTTGGCTGTTGGCGGTTATCTGATCGCTGGCGCAATTGGCCGATTTGCGCTGACCATACTGCAAATGCAGCAACGCCATTCAACGTACAGTATGCTCGAATTTCTGCGGGCAGTTCTGCAATTGGCGTTGCCGCTCCTGGCCATCTACGTCTTGCCTGGCTCTTTCCTGTCGATCTCGCTCGGTTCCAGTCTGGGTGTCCTGATCGCCGGACTCATTGCGGGCACCATTGCCTGGAGCAAGGTTGTTGCGGGCCCTGCTCGCTTCAGCCAACGCGAGTTCTTCGCCTTTGGCGTGCCCCTCATTGTCATTGCTCTGGTGGGGTTCGGGCTGAACAATGCCGAGCGGCTCTTTCTGAACGCCTACTATAATGCAGGTTCCGTCGCGATCTTTGCTGCCGCCTATGCCTTGGCCCGCCAGCCAATCGATATGGTCGCCAATGCCATCAATATGGGCGCATTCCCCGAAATCGTTGGCAGGTTCGACTCTGAAGGACCCGCATCCGCGGCAGCGCTGCTATCCAATCTCATGGCGCTGATGATCCGGCTGTGTTTGCCGGTAGCGGCCCTTCTGGTGGCCCTGGGCCCCGAAATTACCAGCGTGGTATTGCCCGTGCAGTATCACGGCCATGTCGACCAACTGTTTCTAGTCATTGCTTTTTCCGTCTTGTGCGCCAACCTTACCAGCTTCGTCTACGGCGCGGTTGTGCACGCTCACAAGAAGCCGTGGCTGCTGGTTTGGGCAAATGGCGCCGGGTCAATTGGCACTATCGGACTGTCGCTACTACTGATCCCGACTATGGCAGAAGCCGGCGCCGCGCTGGCTCTGGCCGGCGGCACATTATCAAGCCTCGCGGTCTGCGCTGCCATCAGTCAGAAGCTGACAGCAATCCCCTTCCCGCTGCGCGACATCAGCTTCTCGATAGGGATCGCAGCCATAACGGGCGTGACAGCAAAACTGTCCAGCGTCGCTTTTGCGCAAGCCCCCGACCTCGTTCAGCTGGCAGTCGGGGCGGTGGTTGGTGGTCTCACGTTCCTGGCGCTTAATGGGCTGATCCACCCGACTGAAACCCGGGCCCTCGCCCAGCGTGCATGCAGGCGCCTCGGCATCGCCTAA
- a CDS encoding glycosyltransferase family 4 protein, with protein MLQRPTVKPTVHVMVATPSAATGQGGVDRVMATLKAQLAREDRPEVRAQFVASRGAGSVLLSPFYALFFCLRMIAARLRGRVDVVHINLASDGSTYRKLVIANCARLMAIPYVLHLHGAEYQEFWEGTGGLLSRSIENMFERAAQVVVLGSVWRQFIAGRAPGVADKITIIANATGVPALAQRGGGESVHILFLGRIGERKGVPQLLAALSAMAEDERWRATVAGDGSVDAARNQAASLGLSQRVAFPGWVGPTEVAQLIASADILVLPSFAENLPVSVIEGMAAGLAVVATPVGAVTDIIVDEKTGLLVPPGDVGALALALSRLVSDPELRAELGKNARMFHRQQLDLAPFAQAICEVWIAAVRTKIAREK; from the coding sequence ATGCTGCAACGCCCCACCGTCAAACCAACCGTTCACGTCATGGTCGCCACGCCCTCTGCCGCAACCGGACAGGGCGGTGTTGATCGCGTCATGGCGACTCTGAAGGCCCAATTGGCGCGCGAGGACAGGCCCGAAGTCCGCGCTCAGTTTGTGGCAAGCCGGGGGGCGGGGTCGGTCCTCCTCTCACCGTTCTACGCGCTGTTTTTTTGTTTGCGGATGATTGCTGCGCGCCTGAGGGGAAGAGTCGATGTGGTTCACATCAATCTTGCTAGCGACGGCAGCACCTATCGCAAGCTGGTGATTGCCAACTGCGCGCGCCTAATGGCCATTCCATATGTTCTGCACCTTCATGGTGCGGAGTACCAAGAGTTCTGGGAAGGTACGGGCGGACTGTTGAGCCGCTCAATTGAGAACATGTTTGAGCGTGCTGCCCAGGTGGTGGTGCTTGGCAGCGTGTGGCGCCAATTCATCGCCGGCCGTGCCCCTGGCGTTGCCGACAAAATCACCATCATTGCCAATGCGACGGGAGTGCCGGCGCTTGCACAGAGGGGCGGTGGCGAGAGCGTCCATATTCTGTTTCTGGGCCGGATTGGAGAGCGCAAGGGTGTGCCGCAACTGCTGGCCGCGCTGAGCGCGATGGCTGAAGATGAGCGCTGGCGAGCAACGGTTGCCGGTGACGGATCCGTTGATGCTGCGCGCAATCAGGCCGCTTCGTTGGGGCTATCGCAACGCGTTGCTTTTCCGGGCTGGGTTGGCCCAACAGAAGTGGCACAGTTGATTGCTTCAGCTGATATTCTTGTCCTTCCCTCGTTTGCGGAGAACCTTCCAGTATCGGTGATCGAGGGAATGGCGGCGGGTCTAGCAGTTGTCGCCACGCCGGTGGGCGCAGTGACAGATATCATTGTGGACGAAAAGACTGGGCTACTGGTGCCGCCGGGCGATGTCGGGGCTTTGGCCCTGGCCTTGAGCCGGCTGGTCAGCGATCCGGAACTGCGCGCCGAACTGGGTAAGAATGCGCGGATGTTTCACCGACAGCAACTGGATCTGGCGCCATTTGCGCAGGCCATCTGCGAGGTCTGGATTGCAGCGGTGCGCACGAAGATCGCGAGGGAGAAATGA
- a CDS encoding phenylacetate--CoA ligase family protein, translating into MSWLDRARGAYVRSPKFLRQGLRPLMGLVPAKLKFGRTYLRERERVARAEADPKFAAEAQLAALRALFAKAQAGSPFYRDLIARTFGAEFNADVLELADLSKMPIFDKVALRSAGKDALAVPLSDVDWGETSGSNAETPFGFYLDKDRSTREMAYVYDVWSRIGFSENDARVCLRGFALDPNGRKIHDWDPALREMRLSVYPLTEQDAAQYLDLIDARGLQYIYGYPSAIELFCRQMRVLGRTPKRPIKGIMPISEPIFDHQRSFIIQTLGNPQFSCFYGLSEKVLFAAEVAGAPGVYEFNPIYGLAELVDEAGDPVTEFGKEGRLIGTGFLSTGMPFIRYETGDYARLVQLPNASNGQRMQVCDLTPRRKPNYLVTDEGTRVVTTDLTPEDPRFFAGISEFQFYQDTPGDVVIRYVTTGEGGPEDAARMAADLTRTSQNRLRFRPQPVSQIVSGRSGKRAFIDQRLDIGRY; encoded by the coding sequence ATGAGCTGGCTGGATCGCGCCCGCGGAGCATATGTCCGCAGTCCGAAATTTTTGCGGCAAGGCCTTCGTCCGCTCATGGGGCTAGTGCCGGCAAAGCTCAAATTCGGCCGAACGTACCTGCGGGAGCGTGAGAGGGTTGCACGGGCTGAAGCAGATCCGAAGTTTGCGGCTGAGGCGCAATTGGCCGCCTTACGTGCGCTATTTGCCAAAGCGCAGGCCGGCAGCCCTTTCTACCGAGACCTCATTGCCCGCACGTTTGGCGCTGAGTTTAATGCAGATGTGCTTGAGCTGGCCGATCTGAGCAAGATGCCCATCTTTGACAAGGTGGCACTGCGTTCTGCCGGCAAGGACGCACTTGCGGTGCCGCTGAGTGACGTGGATTGGGGCGAAACAAGTGGGTCAAATGCCGAAACGCCGTTCGGCTTTTATCTCGACAAGGATCGCAGCACTCGTGAGATGGCCTATGTCTACGATGTGTGGTCGCGCATCGGGTTTTCCGAAAACGATGCGCGGGTCTGTTTGCGGGGCTTTGCACTGGACCCCAATGGTCGCAAAATCCATGACTGGGACCCCGCGCTGCGCGAGATGCGCCTTTCAGTCTATCCTTTGACCGAGCAAGACGCTGCGCAATATCTCGATCTGATCGATGCTCGCGGTCTGCAGTATATTTATGGGTATCCGTCTGCGATTGAACTGTTTTGTCGGCAGATGCGGGTGCTTGGCCGCACCCCCAAACGACCGATCAAGGGCATTATGCCTATCTCCGAACCAATATTCGACCACCAGCGCAGCTTCATCATCCAGACATTGGGCAATCCCCAGTTCTCCTGTTTTTATGGCCTGAGCGAGAAGGTGTTGTTCGCGGCAGAAGTTGCGGGTGCGCCGGGTGTGTACGAATTCAACCCGATCTATGGGCTTGCGGAGCTGGTCGATGAAGCGGGTGATCCTGTAACCGAGTTCGGCAAGGAAGGACGCCTGATTGGGACCGGCTTTCTGTCCACAGGCATGCCCTTCATTCGCTATGAGACGGGGGATTATGCGCGACTTGTCCAACTGCCTAATGCCAGCAATGGTCAGAGAATGCAGGTTTGCGATCTGACGCCGCGCCGAAAGCCCAATTATCTCGTCACTGATGAGGGGACGCGCGTGGTCACCACCGACCTAACGCCGGAAGATCCGCGGTTTTTTGCGGGGATATCAGAGTTCCAGTTTTATCAGGATACACCGGGGGACGTGGTGATCCGCTACGTCACAACGGGAGAAGGCGGGCCGGAAGATGCGGCGCGTATGGCGGCCGACCTCACGCGTACCAGTCAGAACCGATTGCGTTTCAGACCGCAGCCTGTATCGCAGATAGTATCGGGTCGTAGCGGGAAACGCGCGTTCATTGACCAACGGCTCGATATTGGTCGCTATTGA
- a CDS encoding glycoside hydrolase family 5 protein has protein sequence MKRVGLVLIASIALTGFSRAEPLQLARGVGVHDWLNWAPVTADGTYRWPPYRDQEEWLAGARPLSDWPPGDQFERIHAMGFDFVRLTVDPGPLLATEGAFREEALSILASAVRTVTASGLKVVFNLHGVSQIPRYGMEMIYGGSGSEGVATYRAMVTDVAAMLVDVGTENVALEPYNEPAYYPCDDSGTGDWQQIMADTVADIRAISTRLTVIATGACGGSITGLTDLDPSFDDPNLLYSFHMYEPHSFTHQRAEAPEDFSAGLPWPSSAGNLDLAMETLRAHMDAAGVDLARKASNMIMFQATAAQYFLEGWGQTQLEARIGEAVDWAQDNDIAESRLFMGEFGTILMTPDGRMGAFNADRLRYLAAVRQQAETYGFAWSVWEYSNPYGMSVILPIGPAMPDTQMLHSLGMPPAQ, from the coding sequence ATGAAACGTGTTGGGTTGGTGTTGATCGCAAGTATTGCGCTGACGGGCTTCAGCCGGGCAGAGCCGCTTCAACTCGCCCGCGGCGTGGGCGTGCACGATTGGCTCAATTGGGCGCCCGTCACTGCAGATGGCACCTATCGCTGGCCCCCCTATCGCGACCAGGAGGAATGGCTGGCGGGGGCGCGCCCGCTCAGCGACTGGCCGCCGGGAGACCAGTTCGAACGCATCCACGCAATGGGTTTTGACTTCGTCCGTCTCACCGTCGACCCGGGTCCGCTCTTGGCCACTGAGGGGGCATTTCGAGAGGAAGCTCTGAGCATTCTGGCGTCAGCCGTTCGCACGGTCACCGCTTCAGGGCTCAAGGTCGTCTTCAACCTCCACGGCGTCAGCCAGATACCCCGATACGGAATGGAGATGATTTATGGCGGCTCCGGTAGTGAGGGCGTCGCTACCTATCGGGCAATGGTGACCGATGTGGCCGCGATGCTAGTTGATGTCGGCACGGAAAATGTCGCATTGGAGCCCTACAATGAGCCAGCCTACTATCCTTGCGACGACAGCGGGACCGGGGATTGGCAGCAGATCATGGCCGATACCGTGGCCGACATCCGGGCAATCAGTACCAGACTGACCGTGATAGCGACCGGCGCTTGTGGCGGCAGCATCACCGGGTTGACTGACCTTGACCCTTCGTTTGACGACCCGAACCTGCTCTACAGCTTCCACATGTACGAGCCTCACAGTTTCACGCATCAGCGTGCTGAAGCCCCCGAGGACTTTAGCGCCGGACTGCCATGGCCCTCTTCTGCCGGAAACCTCGATCTGGCAATGGAAACACTGCGCGCCCATATGGACGCGGCCGGCGTCGACCTCGCGCGGAAGGCCAGTAACATGATCATGTTTCAGGCCACTGCCGCCCAGTACTTTCTTGAAGGCTGGGGACAGACCCAGCTTGAAGCACGCATAGGTGAAGCGGTCGACTGGGCGCAGGACAACGACATCGCCGAATCGCGTTTGTTCATGGGCGAATTCGGCACCATTCTGATGACACCCGATGGTCGCATGGGGGCCTTCAACGCTGACCGGCTTCGCTACCTCGCAGCCGTCCGCCAGCAGGCCGAAACCTACGGATTTGCCTGGTCGGTGTGGGAGTATTCAAATCCCTATGGCATGTCTGTGATCTTGCCGATCGGACCCGCCATGCCAGATACCCAGATGCTACATTCGCTGGGCATGCCTCCCGCTCAATAG